Proteins encoded in a region of the Suricata suricatta isolate VVHF042 chromosome 10, meerkat_22Aug2017_6uvM2_HiC, whole genome shotgun sequence genome:
- the BID gene encoding BH3-interacting domain death agonist — protein MDSQVSNGSGLQDERITNLLLFGFLQNCSNHNFHRELEVLGHELPVPAYLQEDLSDELQTDGNRSSRFLDDEGTNSESQEEIIQDIARQLAQIGDSMDHSIHPRLVNNLAMQFMNVNLSEEERREHLAATLEQVRQTYPKDMEKEKATLMLAMVLAKKVADHTPSLLRDVFRTTVNFINQNLLTYVRNLVRNEMD, from the exons ATGGATTCTCAG GTCAGCAATGGTTCAGGCCTCCAGGACGAACGCATCACGAACCTGCTGCTGTTCGGCTTCCTCCAAAACTGCTCCAACCACAATTTCCACAGAGAGTTGGAGGTGTTGGGCCATGAACTGCCTGTGCCGGCTTACCTGCAGGAGGACCTCAGTGACGAGCTCCAGACGGATGGCAACCGGAGCAGCCGCTTCCTGGATGACGAGGGGACAA ATTCTGAGAGTCAAGAGGAAATCATCCAAGATATCGCCAGGCAGCTTGCCCAAATAGGGGACAGTATGGATCACAGCATCCACCCAAGACTGGTGAATAACCTGGCAATGCAGTTTATGAATGTGAACCTGTCGGAAGAA GAGAGAAGGGAGCACCTTGCTGCTACGCTGGAGCAGGTCCGGCAGACTTACCCGAAGGACATGGAGAAGGAGAAGGCCACGCTCATGTTGGCCATGGTACTGGCCAAAAAGGTGGCCGATCACACACCGTCCTTGCTCCGTGATGTCTTTCGCACAACAGTGAACTTTATTAACCAGAACCTACTCACATATGTGAGGAACTTGGTCAGAAAT GAGATGGACTGA